From a single Nitrospirota bacterium genomic region:
- the dnaN gene encoding DNA polymerase III subunit beta encodes MKLIVSKDELQEKLSNIQNIVEKRNTMPILSHFLLEAGKNGSFITATDLETALREPLALKVEKEGKICIPARKMFEIVREVDGDLSLESIDEQWLRIKTGASNFRLACLSSREFPAWPGMEDMEEISLEAKTMAGLIEKTVFAAGDSDTRYTLNGLLFHITTDGRLSMVGTDGHRLAAMSKQFEVPSGAQGKLSEEKKLIVPKKAAAELRKILEKREDSVRMVLSKNHVLFSIGDIQFLTRLIEGTYPNYEQVIPAANEKRIVIERGAFAKALRRVSLMAKDKTNAVKMDLGDNKLTVTTSNPDMGEATDEIAVDYTGEKTALGLNARYLLDIIEVMSSDRVIMEFQGALSPVLIRDEQDADYRCVIMPMRI; translated from the coding sequence ATGAAGCTAATAGTTTCCAAAGATGAACTGCAGGAGAAGCTGTCGAACATACAGAACATAGTTGAAAAGAGAAATACCATGCCGATCCTGAGCCATTTCCTTCTGGAGGCCGGCAAGAACGGTTCTTTCATTACCGCTACCGACCTTGAGACCGCTCTTCGGGAACCCCTTGCCTTGAAGGTAGAGAAAGAAGGGAAGATCTGCATTCCTGCGCGGAAGATGTTTGAAATCGTCAGAGAAGTGGACGGCGATCTTTCCCTTGAATCCATTGATGAGCAGTGGCTGAGGATAAAGACCGGTGCGAGCAACTTTCGGCTTGCCTGCCTTTCATCCAGGGAATTTCCTGCCTGGCCCGGCATGGAGGACATGGAAGAGATATCCCTGGAAGCAAAGACCATGGCAGGTCTCATTGAGAAGACGGTTTTTGCCGCAGGTGACAGTGACACCCGGTACACCCTCAACGGCCTTCTTTTCCATATAACGACTGACGGCAGGCTTTCGATGGTCGGCACAGACGGTCACCGGCTGGCAGCTATGTCCAAACAGTTCGAGGTACCCTCTGGGGCACAGGGGAAGCTCTCTGAAGAGAAGAAGTTGATCGTGCCGAAGAAGGCTGCAGCAGAGCTCAGAAAAATTCTCGAAAAAAGGGAAGACTCTGTCAGGATGGTGCTCAGCAAGAACCATGTGCTCTTCAGCATTGGTGATATCCAGTTCCTTACGCGCCTGATCGAAGGCACATACCCCAACTATGAACAGGTGATACCGGCTGCGAATGAAAAGCGGATAGTCATCGAGCGTGGGGCTTTTGCAAAGGCGCTTCGCAGGGTTTCCCTTATGGCAAAGGACAAGACCAATGCCGTGAAGATGGACCTTGGCGATAATAAGCTGACCGTAACAACGTCAAACCCGGACATGGGGGAGGCAACTGACGAGATCGCGGTCGATTATACAGGAGAAAAGACAGCCCTGGGCCTTAATGCCCGGTATCTGCTGGATATCATAGAGGTGATGTCATCGGACCGCGTGATCATGGAATTTCAGGGTGCGCTTAGTCCTGTGCTGATACGGGACGAGCAGGATGCCGATTACCGGTGTGTTATCATGCCGATGAGGATATAA
- the dnaA gene encoding chromosomal replication initiator protein DnaA codes for MTIEEIWNKSLSKIEQKVDGGAFDLWFKPIKTVSLKEQAVTLEIPNRFFKEWIEDAYPNLIKESLEAVVGHPVTLKYKIEDPQDLSLKKSSDRIENKRQKLANRGIYLNPRYTFENFVPGVSNQLAHAAAIAVAEAPGKIYNPLYIYGGAGLGKTHLMNAVGNMVLEKKHDFSILYVPTDQLITEIVTALRYDKMAELKDKYRNLDLLLIDDVQFIRGEKTQDELFHTFNSLYEKQKQIIISCDRSPREINDITDRLRSRFTMGLIVDIQPPDIETKIAIIHKKAEMMNIRKLPEDVVHLLASRIKSNIRELEGSLMRIAAQSALTGEEITVETTKKVLKDIIHDEHRPVTVDAVIKAVCEFYNLKPSEIKLKRRTKDLVLARHTVMYVAKQVTESSLSDIGKACGGKDHATVIYACKQVEERRSKDETFNRMIENLLQKIKH; via the coding sequence ATGACTATAGAAGAAATATGGAATAAGAGTCTCTCCAAGATCGAGCAGAAGGTTGATGGCGGTGCCTTTGACTTATGGTTCAAGCCGATCAAAACAGTATCATTAAAAGAGCAGGCAGTCACTCTTGAGATACCGAACAGATTTTTCAAGGAATGGATAGAAGATGCCTATCCGAACCTTATAAAGGAATCCCTTGAAGCTGTCGTGGGCCATCCTGTAACACTGAAATACAAGATCGAGGACCCGCAGGACCTTTCGCTGAAGAAAAGCAGTGACCGGATAGAAAACAAAAGACAGAAACTTGCCAACAGGGGGATTTACCTCAATCCCCGCTATACGTTTGAGAATTTCGTGCCGGGCGTCAGCAATCAGCTTGCCCATGCCGCAGCAATAGCCGTTGCCGAGGCGCCGGGGAAGATATATAACCCTCTATATATATACGGAGGCGCTGGTCTGGGCAAGACCCATCTTATGAATGCAGTCGGCAATATGGTGCTTGAGAAAAAGCATGACTTCTCCATCCTCTATGTCCCGACCGATCAGTTGATCACGGAGATAGTAACAGCGCTGCGGTACGACAAGATGGCCGAGTTAAAAGACAAATATCGCAATCTCGATCTGTTGCTGATCGACGATGTTCAGTTCATCAGGGGAGAAAAGACACAGGATGAGCTGTTCCATACCTTTAATTCATTGTATGAGAAACAGAAGCAGATCATTATTTCCTGCGACCGTTCGCCAAGAGAGATAAACGATATTACCGACCGTCTGCGGTCGCGGTTTACGATGGGCCTTATTGTCGATATTCAGCCGCCTGATATTGAGACAAAGATCGCCATTATCCACAAGAAAGCGGAGATGATGAACATTCGAAAACTTCCTGAGGATGTCGTGCATCTCCTTGCAAGCAGGATCAAATCGAATATTCGGGAACTTGAAGGCAGTCTCATGCGCATCGCAGCGCAGTCCGCACTCACCGGCGAGGAGATAACCGTAGAGACAACAAAAAAGGTCCTCAAGGACATTATCCACGATGAACACCGGCCCGTTACCGTGGATGCTGTCATCAAGGCGGTCTGCGAGTTCTATAATCTGAAACCTTCCGAGATCAAGCTCAAGAGGCGGACCAAGGATCTGGTTCTTGCCCGGCATACGGTCATGTACGTCGCAAAACAGGTTACGGAATCTTCCCTGAGCGATATCGGCAAGGCCTGCGGCGGCAAAGACCATGCAACGGTCATCTATGCCTGCAAGCAGGTGGAGGAACGCAGGTCAAAGGACGAGACCTTTAACAGGATGATAGAAAATCTTCTTCAGAAGATAAAACACTAA
- the prfB gene encoding peptide chain release factor 2, whose product MSRKKEELERITEDLALEHVWSSPEKSKKLLKEKARLENTVTPFEQLTQKLLYAEESIGILDEEGGELFLKELKHEIDGLREEIENLELQNLLSGELDKNNAILTIHPGAGGVESQDWAQMLMRMYLRWAERRGYNAQVVDLQPGDEAGIKNATLTINGDYAYGYLRSEAGVHRLVRISPFDANKRRHTSFASVIVSPEIEDDVKVDLRDEDIKMDVYRASGAGGQHVNKTSSAVRLTHMPTGIIVACQNERSQHANKAVALKIIKARLYELQLKAKEKKMEDIIGDKKDIAWGSQIRSYVMQPYQMVKDHRTGIESGDINSVIDGSIDRFLKEFLKLSLSRGVSER is encoded by the coding sequence ATCAGCAGGAAAAAAGAAGAACTCGAACGAATAACCGAGGATCTCGCATTAGAACATGTCTGGTCATCACCCGAGAAGTCAAAGAAACTTCTCAAGGAAAAGGCAAGACTCGAAAACACGGTAACGCCATTTGAGCAGCTCACCCAGAAACTTCTTTATGCAGAAGAATCTATCGGCATCCTCGATGAGGAGGGCGGTGAACTTTTTCTGAAGGAACTTAAGCATGAGATAGACGGTCTCAGGGAAGAGATAGAGAACCTTGAACTTCAGAACCTGCTTTCCGGTGAATTAGATAAAAATAACGCAATTCTCACCATCCATCCGGGTGCAGGAGGTGTAGAGAGCCAGGATTGGGCTCAAATGCTCATGAGGATGTATCTCCGCTGGGCTGAGCGCCGCGGTTATAACGCTCAGGTAGTTGATCTTCAGCCAGGCGATGAGGCTGGAATTAAAAATGCCACGCTGACGATCAACGGCGATTATGCATACGGCTATCTTCGTTCAGAAGCAGGTGTCCATAGACTGGTGAGGATTTCACCCTTTGATGCCAATAAGAGAAGACATACTTCGTTCGCTTCCGTTATTGTGAGCCCTGAGATCGAGGATGACGTTAAGGTTGATCTGAGAGATGAAGATATTAAGATGGATGTATACCGGGCGTCAGGTGCCGGAGGTCAGCATGTTAATAAGACATCTTCAGCTGTCCGTTTGACCCATATGCCGACCGGAATCATTGTCGCATGTCAGAACGAACGTTCCCAGCATGCCAATAAGGCTGTTGCCTTGAAGATCATCAAGGCCAGGCTATACGAATTGCAGCTGAAGGCCAAAGAAAAGAAGATGGAAGATATTATCGGGGATAAAAAAGATATTGCCTGGGGAAGCCAGATACGCTCTTATGTTATGCAGCCGTATCAAATGGTTAAAGATCACAGAACAGGAATCGAAAGCGGGGATATTAATTCTGTTATTGACGGTTCTATAGACCGGTTTCTGAAGGAATTTTTGAAATTATCTCTTTCCAGGGGTGTATCTGAAAGATAA
- the lnt gene encoding apolipoprotein N-acyltransferase — translation MLVISFPRFDLSFLAWISFVPLLFSLWKKDWKESFVSGFVFGMVYFFGTLYWVYHSINHFGGISFLSSIIIVLFFSAYLSLFPALFSMLFSQVYKKSRLPALFIAPVLWVCIEYIRSYALTGFPWASVGYSQYRFLSLIQISDVTGIYGISFLVLAVNGFIADLLLIQKRLKEMPLFPLSYFMAGSALLLMVIITSFGYGFWRLHQNRAGKDLPISVIQGNIEQDKKWEPAFQNEVIDIYTKLSGEALKEHPALIIWPETAVPFLFGSDMVNTERLSQFQKQSRTSLLFGAVMVKKHSAGSSDLTNSAVLLENEGEKSYVYDKIHLVPFGEYVPLRKVFFFLDKLVAGIGDYIPGSQYLQADTEMGRFSTLVCYEIIFPGLVRKFYTGGGDFMVTITNDAWFGKTAGPYQHFSMAVFRAVENRKPIVRAANTGISGFIDSNGKILVQSGLFDRRVLTHTLKTDSTMTFYTRFGDLFSFFCIVISIILLGTIVPRR, via the coding sequence ATGCTGGTAATCTCCTTTCCGCGCTTTGATCTCTCTTTTCTGGCATGGATCAGTTTTGTTCCCCTTCTTTTCTCTCTCTGGAAGAAGGACTGGAAAGAGTCTTTTGTATCAGGCTTTGTCTTTGGCATGGTCTATTTCTTCGGAACGCTTTACTGGGTCTATCATTCAATAAACCATTTTGGCGGCATATCGTTTTTGTCGAGCATTATCATCGTTCTTTTTTTCTCTGCATACCTAAGCCTTTTCCCTGCTCTCTTTTCGATGCTCTTCTCGCAGGTGTACAAAAAGAGCAGGCTGCCGGCGCTCTTTATCGCTCCTGTGTTGTGGGTCTGCATTGAATATATCCGCTCCTATGCCCTGACCGGGTTTCCCTGGGCGAGCGTCGGATATAGTCAGTATCGCTTTCTTTCCCTTATTCAGATCTCTGACGTCACCGGGATCTACGGTATATCTTTTTTGGTGCTTGCGGTTAATGGTTTTATTGCCGATCTCCTGCTGATACAAAAACGGTTGAAGGAAATGCCCCTGTTCCCGCTTTCCTACTTCATGGCCGGATCTGCCCTTCTCCTTATGGTGATCATTACTTCATTTGGATACGGCTTCTGGCGGCTTCATCAAAACAGGGCCGGCAAGGATCTGCCAATAAGTGTTATCCAGGGAAATATCGAACAGGATAAAAAATGGGAGCCTGCATTTCAAAATGAAGTTATCGATATTTATACCAAACTTTCCGGGGAAGCTTTAAAGGAACACCCTGCCCTGATCATCTGGCCCGAGACCGCGGTGCCCTTTTTGTTCGGCTCGGATATGGTCAATACCGAGCGGCTGAGCCAGTTCCAGAAGCAGAGCAGAACGTCCCTTCTCTTTGGCGCTGTTATGGTAAAGAAGCATTCTGCCGGATCTTCTGACTTGACCAACAGCGCGGTTCTTCTGGAAAATGAAGGGGAAAAATCCTATGTCTATGATAAGATACATCTCGTTCCGTTCGGCGAATATGTTCCTTTGAGAAAAGTGTTTTTCTTTCTAGATAAGCTGGTTGCCGGTATTGGTGACTACATCCCCGGCAGCCAGTATCTGCAGGCAGATACTGAGATGGGGAGATTCAGCACCCTTGTCTGCTATGAGATCATTTTCCCCGGCCTGGTAAGAAAATTCTACACGGGCGGCGGCGATTTTATGGTGACAATAACCAATGATGCCTGGTTCGGAAAGACTGCCGGTCCCTATCAGCATTTTAGTATGGCTGTTTTTCGGGCAGTTGAGAACAGAAAGCCGATCGTACGTGCAGCAAATACCGGCATATCAGGATTTATTGACAGTAACGGCAAGATCCTTGTGCAGTCCGGACTTTTTGACCGGCGCGTTCTGACTCATACGCTGAAAACTGATTCCACTATGACGTTTTATACGCGTTTCGGTGATCTCTTCTCTTTCTTCTGTATTGTTATTTCTATTATTTTATTGGGCACTATTGTGCCAAGGAGGTAA